The genomic stretch CCGTCCTGGTCTGGGTACGCGACCTCCTTCATGACCATGCCCTTGAACGCGAAGAAGATCACGTCGATGAGCCCCTGATCGGTGACGCCGAGGCGCTGGAAATGCGACGAGAACGCCTCGCGATAGTCACGGTAGTACCGCTCGACCTGGCCGAAGAGGTCGGGCCGGCGCCGCGACTCGAGCAGCGCCTCGAAGAGGAACGCCTGCGTGTCCTGGTGCTCGATCACCGACGCGACGAGCCGCTCGGTGAACTCGCTGAGCGTTGCCGCCGACGCGAGGTCGCACCCGAGCTCGAGCCCCTCGTCGATGGCGAGGCCGAGGGCTTCGGTGATGAGCGCGTCGATCGTGCCGAAGTGGTACCGCACGAGGCTGTGCGCCACTCCGGCCGCCTCGGCGACCGAGCGTGAGGTGATGCCGCTGATGCCGTCGGCGAGGCCGACCGCGATGGTGGCCCGGAGGAGCGCCGCGCGTCCCTGTCCGGCGGGTGGCGCATCCGGCGTCGTTTCGTCGGGCGAAGCTTTGGCGAGTTCGAAGGGTGTCTGCTCTGACACGGCGGCCTCCCGGGGCGTTTCGTCGCAATGGTAAGCGCCGTTTCACCTGAAGGACCCGCGTTGCGCGCGTGGTCGGGATGCCGCGGGACGCGGTCGGGCCCGGCCTCGACGCGCGGTCAGTCGTGTGCGACCGGGCGGCCCTCGGCGATCCATTGGCCCGTGCCGCCCTCGACG from Pseudoclavibacter endophyticus encodes the following:
- a CDS encoding TetR/AcrR family transcriptional regulator, whose translation is MSEQTPFELAKASPDETTPDAPPAGQGRAALLRATIAVGLADGISGITSRSVAEAAGVAHSLVRYHFGTIDALITEALGLAIDEGLELGCDLASAATLSEFTERLVASVIEHQDTQAFLFEALLESRRRPDLFGQVERYYRDYREAFSSHFQRLGVTDQGLIDVIFFAFKGMVMKEVAYPDQDGTRGAIVWLQNLVLQHTGVPLGGAAPAGVDRLTT